GATAACACTTTCCGCGTATTCCTGTGATTCTGTTCCGGTTTTCCTCGTGGACATTTCCTGGCTCCTTGTTTTCAGTGATGCTTTAGGCTGCCTGTTGACCCGATTCATTGATTATGTTATGATGGTTTCTCGCAGATGTTTTAGTTTTGGTACACAGGTTGTTTTGTTAATTTCACAGTACCTAAGACTGTGTTGAAGAAATTGGACGATGGCTATATTCTATGCTCAATCGTCATACACGATGCTGTTATTAATTCTACACAATAATAAAGAAGAATTCAATCCCTTTCCTGTGGAAAGTTCAAATAATTCTTACGGTTTAGCTGCCAGCGGGGGTTGTAACATGTATAGAACGGTTTCAAACCGTTCTATACATGAGGGTGTTGGCCGGGATCACCGGCCTGATCGATTATTGTTCAGGTGCTTCCAGTTTCTCCAGCAATCTGAGCTGATGTGACTCTATCCATTCGCCCGGTGTTTCGGACTCTATATCTCCGGCGTTACTGTTGATTATGCTTACAATATCCAGATAGTAGCCCCCGTCATTTGTCACGCCCCAGGACCCGCGCTCAAAGGGGCAGTCGACCTGGCACATGCCGGATCCCTTTCCCGTCATTTTTCCTTCCGGGAGAAGGACGAGGTTGTAACCCATGATCTCTATTTTAACAGGTTTTTGAAGGGCAGGATAGCGGGGTTTATCAGTGATTGTTATTGGTTTAAAGGAAATTTCAGAAATACAGGTATCGTCATACCTGCTGCCTTTGTAGACTGTCTTAATCGTCAGTTGAAAGTCCCTGCATAGAACGGTTTCAGGGAGATCAATCCGGGACAAATCCTGTGTGTCTTTAAGTTCGATTGTAAATTTCTTTTTTTCATATTTTTGAGAGAATATTATGGAGCTTTCAAATTGCAGCTCCTTTACCCTGTTGTTGGCCTTATACCATCGGGAGTCTCCCAAACCGTTTTTAATGTATAAGCAGGAAAGTTTTACCGGGGCATCGAAAATAAACATTATATGTTCGCCTGTTCCGGGCCCTTGAACTCCTTCAACCCAGGACTTTGCACTGCCGTCAATAAGGTGAGCGCCTAAATACAGGTCATTGTTATGGGGAAGAATTGAAGATACCCTCAATTCAGATATTTCAGGCATTTGCGTTTTCTGATCAAAAATCTTTTCCGTCTTTCCATTAAAGGCCGTGAAAAATAGTAAAGCTGAGGTGATCAAAGCAAGGAAAATTTTATTCGGTTTCATATAAGACGCCTCCCCGGTTTCGGTTTCAGAAATAATGATTTATTTTTACTGAAATAACTTTATCTGATTCATTAATTAGATGCTTTACACATTTTTTTTTGAACCCAGGTCTTTTCATATACCCTCCATTTGATATATAAAAATTCCCATCGCCGGACACGATCCAGGTGACCGATATGCTGAGTTATTGCCAAAAAGTTCCATGCTGGCAAGGTTTTTTTAATTTTAACTTCCGATAATACACCGTAGACTCTGACAGATCAAAGGCTGTCACCCCTCATAGAAGGTTTAAAACAAATACTTCCATCCATCGGAGCCAGATCATTCTGATCATGCAGTACGAGAAAAGTAAGAAAAAATGAAAATAATTCATAGAATGTAAATAGAGAATCATTGTTGACTTTATTTTTATTATAATTAAACAATTAATTTAACCATTTGATTAATATTTTTCTTGCTAATTGAGCAAATATATAAATAAAATGGTTCTTCTCCTGCCTTCCAGGTGATGAGAAATAACCTGAACACTACTGCCTAAGTTGATACGCACACACGGCAGAGCATATAAAAACGAGGTGAATGATGAAAAAAAAACCATTTTGTATCTTATGTTCATTCTTGCTTATACTCACAGCAAACAATGCCTTTGCCACAAACGGTATGAGGCTTATCGGTTTTGGTCCCGTTCAAAGGGCTATGGGAGGTGTTGGCGTTGGAACAACCCTTGACGGTGCTGCAATCCTTACCAACCCTGCAGGCATGATTGACCTGGGAGGGCGTGCTGATTTCGGAACGACTTTTTTAGCTGCAGCAGTAACACTTAAAACCGGGGGTGGTGATATTGATTCCGATAAAGGCCCCTCTCCCGTACCGGCCCTTGGTCTCATTATTCCCACTGCAATAAAGGACCTCAGCTTCGGTATCGGTGCTTACGGTGTTTCCGGTGTAGGTGTTGACTTTAACCTGTCATCAACAAACAATATTATGTATTCCTCATACTCACTGATGCGTTTTACTCCAGGTCTTGCATATAAAATAATGGATATATTGTCAATTGGAGTAACTGCAAATGCAATGTATGCCACTACGGAATTTTCCATGGATATGGGGTTAGGCCAGATGGTTGATATGGGTTCCTCAGCCTTCGGCGGCGGATTTACAATTGGCGTTACTGTTAAACCGATCAAGATACTTACGATAGGCGTTGCATACGAATCTCCCAGCTGGTTTCAGAAATTCAAGTTTAACCAGTATGTTGACGGTGGCACGGTAAGTGAAAATGATATGGAGTTCAATCAACCGATGAACGCGACTATAGGCATAAGTTCTGAGCCAATAACAGGACTCATTATTGCCTTTGACTTTCAGTGGATCAACTGGTCAGGAACAATGGGGAACAACCTGCCGGAACTTGCCAGTGGAAACATGGATATGGATTGGGGTGATCAGCTTGTTTACAAGCTTGGTGTTCAATATACTCCCATTCAACTCATATCCATTCGAGCGGGTTTCAACTACGGTAAGTCTCCGCTTCCGTCTTCCGGAATAGACCCCGCACAACCCGGTGTTAATGCGGTCTTCCCGGCAATTACTGAATATCACATTACAGCCGGTGCCGGTTTGAATTTGTCAGAAAACTTATCTATTAATATTGCAGCGATGTTTGCCCCTGAGGCTAAAATTACTGTTGGTGGTCTCGGTGATGTCACAATGGTCCAGTATTCACTTGATGCCGGGGTTTCTTACAAATTTTGACGCAAAAGCGTGTATAGATTGAAAAGTCTTTCCTGTTAGAAAAAAGCATCTACAGGAAAGACTTTTAACAAAACAAAGGGAATCTTAAAAATATTTTATTCTGATCTGGACTCGGATGACCAGGGTCTTGGCGTGCTCCCTCTGCCATACTCCCGCCCTTGACTGTTTCAGTCCTCAGTGAAAGGCCTTTCGGTTAATCCCTGGGTATTCCCGCAAAAGATCATCCTCCCCGCGGGCGAATTCCCTTTTCCGACGGTTTTCCCCCATGGAGATGAAATTCTACAGGGTTATCACCAGTGTAAGGGGATATTCACTCCAGTCCTTTTCCCTTAATTCAGCCTCCCCTCAAGAACGCCGCCCTGTTCATAGTGGTGTTGATGCATATTCCACAGAGTCCTAAAAAATTTACTGTTCCACTTTTCCGTCGCCAGGGTGCGCCATGACCGAAGGGACCATGTCATTGGTAAAGTGGAACAGGGGTAGTCCGATGTCGACACCGAAATGCATCTCGGCGGCGAGAGGATTGAAGTCGGAGCCTTTTATGCTTCTTTTAACCATGGCCCCGGCCAGGTGATATTTCAATAAATTCATAGTGCCATAAACCTCGGCAAAACCGACCCGCCTGATATTACAAGGCAGGTATGGAGTTATTTTACGAGAATAATTCAGGTTTCTTTATAACTTTGCAATGACCAGTTCATCGAGAAAAGGTATTACAGCATGAACGATCCCCATGCTTATTGCCCGTAAAAGTATCCTGATAGAGCCTTTACACATTCAAATCAATATTTCGGTGCGCCCCACATTTTCAGTACTTTTATCAGAACAAGTGACACAACCAGAAGCGCAACGTGAGCCCCGATGACCAGCCAGAGTCCCCAGTTCCACCATACCGGGGCGTTGACGAGTATCATACTGGCTACAATTATCGGCGCCACCACAACATTCATCAGGCCGATCTCAAGGGCGACAGGGGTTCTGAACTCAGGGTCCACAACCCGCAGAAGAAGAAGCCCCGTAGACACGGTTCCGGTACAGGTTCCGAAAATCGCCATAGTCCTTTCAAAGTTCAGGGTATCGATACGCTTTCCCAGGTACAGGATCACCCATGTGGTGAGGATTGCGGCAGCAACAGACATCGACGCGATAGGTACAATGTACTGCCATACCACCACCAGCTGAATGGCCATGATAGTCCCAATGATGAGAAAATCGACCGCCCACCCGGTAATTCTCCGCTGAATACCCGGATCAATGATATGCCTGATACCAAGTTTGTTTAAAATGATCCGCACAATGATAGCGTTGATAAGACCGAAAAAGAAGAAAAAGCCGAAAAGAGATTTCGCGATATTAGGCGAAGTTATCTTTACCAATCCCCAGGTCACCATATAGGTCATGATATAAACCAGACCGATAAGAGCCATGTGCAGGGCAAGAGTCTCAACATTCCCCGAATGAGTCGTTAGCTCTCCCGCCTTCTCTTTCTGCTGGTCTTTTGAAATGATACCGGTTAAAAGGTCCTGTGGAAGCAACGTAGTCTTCACAACAGGAAGTCCCTTCTTCACGCCCCACCTGATAAGGGGAATTCCGACAAAGAAGGCAACCAGAAAACCGATGGCCGCGAAAGTGAGGCCGATAGTTGAGGCATTCTGAAAACCAAACTGGGTCTCCCATACCTGTCCGAAAGAAAGAGCCTGTCCGGGGCCTTCGGTAAAACCAAGGGGCAAAAAGAGTCCGAAGGTTTTAAAGAGCTTCACACCAAAAAGACCAAAAAGCATCACAAAGAGACAGCCGACAATTGCCTGAAGTGAAATAGTCACCCCTTCGATCATCGCCATCCATGCCGCCCCTTTGAACATGCTCTTTGTTTTATCCTTTTGGCCGTCATTATCCTTGTTGTAGGTGAGGCCTATTGAAATAAATGAAATAATAAAAAAATGGTATACGAAGGCCTCAAAGGTTTGTCCTTCAAAGGGGAGTATACTTATAGTTTTATTGGCTATACCCAGAGACATTCGCCACTCAAGGGGAAGTAAATCAATAATAAACTGTATTTTAAAATTGAGAACCAGCATCCCCAAAAATCCGCCGATAATGCAGCTGGGGATAAAAAAATTCTGAAAGAATTTAACCTTAGCTCTTAAAAATATTCCAAGCAGAAGACATACCGCCATGGTACCAAAGGCGAGAAAGGGCTCAAAGGGAAAAGGTGTCTGCATGTAAATTCCTCCGTTTAAGTTTTTTTCTGTCTGCAAGAGGCGAATCAATAGAATAATAGCCTATCAGGACTTACAGGCAAGAAGAAAAAAATAAAATAAGCATAAAGATGTCGGGGATGGTCCGGAGGTAAGGACCCATTCGATATGCAGGAAACTCAGCGGCCAGAAACCAGCCCCGGTGACACAATGCGTCTTGCTTATGCTGCTTTTACTGAGCTTTGTCGAAGTGAGCTTGCCGAAGCATTTGAACCTGTTCATGATCAACAATACGTTAAATTATTGATAAAAAGTTCCGGTAATTATATTGGTATAATGATAAAAGAAGCGGATTAAATAATGTATGATAAAAACAGAGACACCTGATAAAAGTAAGTCACCCACCAAGCCTATCAAATATTATATGATTCCTTTAGCGAAGACCAGAATGCCCTCCCTGGTCTTTTTAATAGATACTAAAAACTATCTCTGTTTCATCACCACACATAAAAAATCGTGATTATAGGGCAGGAATATCATATTACGGCCCATTATGTGATATTGATAATTCCCTGACACATAACGATATCTGCACAGCAACGGCAAGCGGCCTGTCTGTATTTAACGGCTCAGCATTGTCCACTTCGATAAAATCGATTTAATGCAATCGTGTGCGGCTGTCCGGACCAGTTATCTATGTCACTACCAATAATGGCCTGTATGTTTCGCATGATAACGGTTCTACAGGGGACATCCATCCCGCCGGGAATGTGGTACTTGACATTCATGTGCCCCCCACAATAATTTGCAGGTAATCCAGGGAACAGAAAAAAGATCGCCCACCTTCTCCGCTCGATCATGGTGTCGAAAGAGCGCTTCAATTATATTTTAACTATCAGTATCACGTCTATTGTCTTTAATGTCGAACTTAAGTTGATGCGTTAGCCGCAATTTATTGCTCGCGGAATTGGAACAGATGCACTGATCCAGATAATTCTGGAATGCCGGGAATGAGGCCATAGAAGTTTTTACTACCGTCAATTATAGGTAAAATGCAAGACAATATTGGGGGTATTTCTCAAACACTGAGTATCCTGTATTATGTATTGACAGCATACATCTTGTTTGCTAGACTCAAATAAGAATAGAGACAACTAAGACTATAAGGCAAAACCATGAAAAAGTTTACGGTTCTAATTATTGTTGTTTCAACACTGCTGGGCATACCTTCCTGCGCAGAGAGAGGCAAGACATATTCCCTCAAGGGGCAATGGGAGTACCGCGTCGATTTTAAGAAAGAATGGTTTGAGGACACACCGGATCAAAGATGGCAGAAGGTCACTGTTCCGGTTTTCACGAAAGATATCCCCGGTCTTGAACGACATCTTGGTTTAATCACTTTCAGGAAAGCCCTGCCCGATGTCGTGCAGGAAGGATTGCGGAACGGCAATAATTTTGCCATTAATACAGGTCCTGTGACGAATGCCGCTGATTTCTATCTAAACAGAACATACCTGGGATCAGTGGGTTCCATTGAACCCTATCATCACAGTAGTGATATATGGCTGGTGAGAAGCCTGCCTGCCGGCGCTTTACAACCGGGCAACAGTAACTATCTTTATATTGTGCTGGCCATAAAAATAGACACGGGCGATGCCGGTATAAAGGGGCCCAATCTTTTTATTGGCGATACTGATCTCGTATTGAAAGACTATTACAGCAATGCGATGGTGGATATCATTTTTATCACCGTATACCTTTTTGTCGGTCTCTATCATCTCCTCCTGGGATTGCGTCGTTTAAAAGAGAAACATTATCTGTATTTCGGTATTTTTTCAATTCTCATCTCCCTTTTTCTCACGGCAAATATGGACAGCCGGGGGCTGCTCTTCAGTAACAATTTCGACACGTTATATTTCTGGCTGGACAAGACCCCGCTTACCCTCATGGTTCCCTTTTTCACACTTTTTATTTCACAGCTCTTTCACCGAAGGCATACCAGGGTATCAATCGGAATTGCGATTTATTCATTATTCGTTTTTCTTTTCGCGATATTTTCCCAGTTTCTTGCCCCGCATCTGAGCGGGTATATGCTCCTTGCTGTTTTCGCCGGGTTTTTTGCATGCATGATCTATGTTCTGTTTGAAACGATAAGAGAAGTGATCAGAAAAAACAATGACGCCGCTATTCTCATTGTGGGATTACTGCTATTTTTTACCGGGGCCGTTCAGACGATTTTCATAAGCGAAGGTATTCTGGAAGGGACTCCTCTCATGCGATACACCTTCATGGCATTTATCATTTGCATCGTTATTGTTCTTGCCAACCGGTTTATCAATATTAACAGGAAAACCGAACGCCTCAATGAAGAACTGGATATGAAACTGATTGAACAGGAAAGGCAGAACATGCACCTCAGGGATATTCATGAAACCGTAGTGGATGTAACCGGCACGCTTTCATCATCGGCTACACAGATGGATGAAACATCGAACAACTTTTCTGACAGCGCCAGGAGCCAGGCGTCATCCGTTGAAGAGATGTCCGCGTCCATGGAAGAACTATTGTCCGGGGGAGAGAGCGTGGTTGAGGTTGTCAACAGTCAGACTTCCATGCTGGAGGCTGTTACTGCAAAACTGAAAGAAGCGGTAAATGCAACACGAAAGGCAGCCGAGGACATGGCTGACGCCTTGATCGTCAAGGATTACCTGAACAAAACAATCAATGAAACCGGTATCGGAATAAACGAGGCCGCCCTGGCAATGAAATCGGCGGTTGAACGTTTCGCGGAGATGAACCGTGTCAGCGATATCATAAATGATATTGCCGACCGGATTAATCTTCTCTCCCTCAACGCAGCAATAGAAGCCGCCAGGGCCGGCGAAGCGGGAAGAGGATTTGCCGTTGTAGCGGATGAAATAGGAAAACTGGCCGATAATACAAGCGAAAATCTCAAATCGATTGTGAGCCTCTTTAATGCCAGCAGAGATGAAATTACCAATGCGCATGTCCGCATTGACACTTTTCAGAAAACCCTGAAAAACATGCTGGAAAATATAGCCCGGTTCGGAGAATCCATAGAAGTGGTTGCCACACTAATGGGGAATACAACCGCCGTAACGCAATCCGCCGAACTGGAAATCAAAGATGTAGCCGGGAAAGCCTTTTTAGTCCAGAATTCCGTCGCCGAACAGCAAATAGCTGTTAGGGAAGTTACCGAAGCTCTCCAGGGAATAAATACGATCAGCCAGATCATCGCTTCGGGATCACAGGAGCTTGCAGCTGGAATACGCGAGATTACTAATTCAATTGCCAAACTTGGAAACATTTTAGAAGAGACTTGATCTGATATACAAGGAAAGCATTGGAATATTGCGAAATGTACAATTTTTTGTTACAATGAACTGTGCTTGCAAATACAAAAAGAATAGTTGACATTTGTTGTATCCGGCACTAATTTTTATTTTCGGAGCAATTGAATGAAAACGGACAGAATAGACCGACTGGGAAAAGACAAATATTTTCTTGCCATCAGGGATATTATCCGCCAAACCTATGGTTTCAAAGCACACATAGTACTGTTCGGCTCCCGTGCTGCTGAAAGGGAAACGGCTTATTCTGATTACGACATTGCCATCATCTCAGAACTGGATGACAGGATGAAAAAATTATTTACGGTGAAAGAGAAACTGGAGGAAAGCAATATTCCCTTTAAAGTGGATGTCCTGGATTATTACAGTACATCGAACCTCCTCAGAAAGGAAATCGACAGGGGAATAATATGGATCGACTGACAATGAGTATCGATTCCT
The Spirochaetae bacterium HGW-Spirochaetae-1 DNA segment above includes these coding regions:
- a CDS encoding aromatic hydrocarbon degradation protein — encoded protein: MMKKKPFCILCSFLLILTANNAFATNGMRLIGFGPVQRAMGGVGVGTTLDGAAILTNPAGMIDLGGRADFGTTFLAAAVTLKTGGGDIDSDKGPSPVPALGLIIPTAIKDLSFGIGAYGVSGVGVDFNLSSTNNIMYSSYSLMRFTPGLAYKIMDILSIGVTANAMYATTEFSMDMGLGQMVDMGSSAFGGGFTIGVTVKPIKILTIGVAYESPSWFQKFKFNQYVDGGTVSENDMEFNQPMNATIGISSEPITGLIIAFDFQWINWSGTMGNNLPELASGNMDMDWGDQLVYKLGVQYTPIQLISIRAGFNYGKSPLPSSGIDPAQPGVNAVFPAITEYHITAGAGLNLSENLSINIAAMFAPEAKITVGGLGDVTMVQYSLDAGVSYKF